The segment AGGTGACCCTTTTTCAAAATGGCCGCCAAAGAGCAATATTGGCACTCGTCATGCTCAGATCAGAGTCATGAGAAGCCCCACTAAGAAAATATCAATGCTGAAACAGATAAAAGAGGTGAGAGCTCCAACTCCACATTTTTTTAGGCTTAAACTTAATTGTTTCATTTAGGCTATAGCAAATTGTAGGTATTTGGGCTCCTTATGGCACAGGCACTAATTGGGACTCACCCTCTACTCCTCATATAGAAAGTGCAGTAGATTTCTATCCTTTGAGATAGAATCAGCATAAAAATTCAATGTTTACCCCTTAATGGGTGTGTTCCTTTCTGTTTCCGGCAGTGCTGTCTCCCCAGACTAGACACTGCATAGTGCTTTCTGATCATTTCCCGCATCTACAGTTTTAATATCCTTTCTAGAAGAACTCTGTTGTGCATAGAGGGTGCGATAAACTCTTCCGGTCCTGTAAACAAGTATCATACTCAGGATTGCCCCAAAGATGCACACTCCTACCATGATCTTGAATGTGAGAGCAAAACACACTACACCCACACAATTCAAGGGGTGATCATCTCTGAAAGATCCATTTGTCATAGTACCAGCCTTCATATGGTGACTTGGTTGGTGCTGCTTTTCTGCTTCCCAATCATAGATTGAACCAGCAATTAAACCGGAGAATATTAAAGATCCTATGGGATTAGCCATGGTAACAAAATTGTATAGAACGCCAAATTTTTTCAGCCCAAAGAGTTCAGAAAGAGTAGCTGGTGTTATAGACCAAAGGGCACCATATCCTAGACCAACAAGCAAAGTCCCTGTATACGGAGATCCAGGCCAACCCATTGCAAAAAGAAAATGCCCAATAGCCATTAGAACTTGAGCTGCTGCCATTGTCACTGGTCGCGGATATGCATAGTCCCTGCAGAGAAGAGAGTAAAATATCAACTGTTGGAAAGAGTAGTATTCATTTTTCTTCAATGGAAATAATTATTTCACTGAGAATCATCAACAGCCTACTAACTTTCTCTTACAATAATAGAATTCCTTTAAACCAGTATTTAGGGGATCGATCTTTGATCTGGATAAAGCAGGACTACTATTATATTAAACTAACATCTCcaaggaatgattttttttttttgaaaagttaaCTAGCTTTGCtctaaattcatatataaataACAGTCCAAATAAAAAGATTTTTGAGTTTTCAGAGTCCACAGAAGCAAAagtaaattcaataaaaaaattcgACCTGACAACCTTATATATACACTTGCAGTATTAGGAGAAGACTTATCTCAAATATAAAATTGATGAACAGACCAATAAGATGTGAAGTTTTAACACATACATTTGCAAAAAGGGAGTTCATAAAATACTCTCTGAAAAGAGGGTAAAACAGTGTTTTTAAGTGAACCCTCAGAAAAGAATGTTAACTAGATTTGAATACCCAAAACTATTTCCTCAAGGTAGGGTGCACTGTTTCTGAATTTTTTTCTTGGGAAGAAGCTTTCCTAGAGTCAAATGGCTAAAACAATTGGTAAGTTGACTTTTTGATTTCCAATGTAGAATCTAACATTTATTTGTATTTCCTGGTTTTCTGTAATAAGCACACCCCATTTTCTCACAATTCCCTGAGTCTAGCCATCCCTGTTTCTTTTCAGAGTTTTCAAGTTTATGAGTCCTGGTGAAATATAGATCAACAAGGAAACAGATGAATCTAACTTGTTTCCTACCATGAAAACATGTCAGTTTACAGTAAACTAAAATGCACAAGAACGTTGAGTAACCTTACCTGGCAACAATCTCAGACAGGGACCCACCTCCAACACGACCCAGGAAGTTCCAAATGCTTATCATGGACACAAAAATATGAGAATTATCATAACCCAATGATTGACTCAACTGACCCAGATTATCAATGACAGTCAAGCCTGATCCTGCTCCAAACAGTAGGGCAAAGAAGAGTAGCCAAAAGTCAGCCTTTATGAGAGCCTGCATCAGAGTGAAATCTTCTCCTCTGCGAGGTCTTTTTCTTCCTTTGATTCTCACAGCACCTTCTGCAGCAGCATGCAGCAAGCGACTTTGTAACCAGGACAAACGCTTTCTTCTCTCAAATTCTGAGAGAAGATCCACATCTTCGGTCTTCTCATCCTCAATTTCACTAAGAAGAAAACTATCATGGATATACTGTTGTCCAATTGTTGTCATGGGTGGATCATCTTGCAGAAGTGGTTTACGCGTTGCAGGACTAGTGGAAGGAGTGTCCGCAGAAAAGGTTGAGATCAGAGGCAAAGCCAGAGGAAGAAGCAGGAGAATAagcagtccaatgaagaacatcaTGTTTAATGTCCTCTTCACATCAAAGAGATCTTGCATAAGCATGACAGCCATCAGATAGGCAGCCAATAACATGCAGAGGCCATATATGGAATTGAAGTAGCTAGAATCAGATTCTTTCTTCTGCTCTCCGATGGGAATCGGCCTCACAACAAACATCATGCCTATGATCACCATCGGAGGACCAACTGCCACCAGGACAATGAAGGCAGTTTGATGAGGGGCACACAAGGCCACATATATCAGTGTAAATATTGCTCCGCTTAAGCCTGCAAACCCCTTCAGTATTCCAACAATAGGCCCTCGGCTCTTGGGAAAACTTTTCACACATGACACCAGTGCAGCTGTATTGAAATATGTTTCTGAATTGGCTCCAATGCACAGAAGCCCACAGATCTACAACAAATATGTTTTCCAATTGAAATTGAAAGCAATAGGCATATTAGTAAGACCTATTTACCTGACCTAAAATAACACACAAATGATTGAAATGACTGGGAACGCTTCTGGTGAAAAATGTGGATGCTTTTTGCATCAAAGTTTTAGTAGACTCCATATATTAATTTACCTAAGTGCTTTTTTTGTCTAACATTTTTATCACATTTCATATATTAGCAgatgacaatttttggattctAACTGTGCACACttttttttttcatcaatgttttgaTCACGATCCATCTTAAAAAATATTCAATGATCCATCTTCAAAATGAAAACAGGGGTCGAGATATAAAACAAAGTTCACACAGTTCAATCTAGAAAATGTCATTtgctatggattgtggaaatctaataattttatttaaatattttttaaatcaacATTTAGATAATCCACATTTCAGGGCACACTCCATAATCTAGTTTATCTAATTAAACCGAATCAGATGTGAAAAGAAGGTGGTGATTACTGTACCATCCAAAATGGCAAGGTGGGTGCTCTGTGTGAGACTACAAGCCACAGCCAACCATATCCAACCAGGTTTTGCAACACACCAATCAATAGAAGTCCCCATGGAGGTAGAACTTCAGTGAGGGACCCTGCAAGCAATCCAACACTGCCACCAAAATCCTTTGCCACACCCAATCTGTTTATCTGCTTCTGATTGTAGTGAAAGGAGGTCTTGATAATGGGTGACAGGCTTCCAAACACATAACTAAGTCCTGCACACGATTGAACCCATATGCTTGCAACTAAAAGAAGCCATCTATTGCGCCATATCTGCTTTACTACCTCTGCACCCATCATTCTTTCCCAATATGAAATCTTCTCTGCTTATCTGCTGCTGGATTAAAACCCTTCCGATTGCTTtgccaaaaaaattgaaacattacAGAGTAATATATTGTGAAAATCTAATTTTTTAATCATTCTTATCTTTGAAGAATATTATAAAgcaatttgtttttgttgtttgtcAACATTGGCTTCTTGTTCAGAGTATCCTGTGGACATCCTTATCGAGCACCAGTATTCGTCTGACCGGCCTTGCATAAAAGATTTCCTTAAATTTTCTGTCACATCCAACAACCGGCACGTAGCTGTCTGCCACTAACATCACCTACACTAGTAACGGTTACTCGCTTGTTGCTACCAATTAACTGCCACAttaacataaaacaaaaaaaaaagccaACCATAATATGTCTTCATATCGAGTTTACATCATATAGGCAATTAGACTTTGGAATTATCTAGGCAACAAATCATATCGagtttatatcattttttttttcttctttaataTTAACTTCACAATATGTGCATTCTTTAACATATATTTTTGCAAAAATCACCATTTTTGAACAAGAAGTTGGctcaaaataatgaaaattttctAACTTCTTTATTCGTCCAACTTTCAATACTGAAAGCTCAAAATAAGTATCCATCCTAGTATCTCAAAGACAAACATTTTCAACAAAAACATCATCTTGTGGATCATCTTCGACACATTAACTTCATTTGATTTGTCTTTAAATTTTCCTTTGAAAACATCACTAGCTCAAATTTTGTAAGTTCAAATTGTGTGAACTTTTTCCTATAGTTGTATTTGACATCTAGATTAGTTTATACTTGACCACACTTGACTTTACCTCATCATGACCAATTAAATCATCATTTACTTTCATCCctcacccttaattaaataaatttgtgtAAATACCCTACACCTTTATCCCCCACCtttgttatatttatttaattaagacaaTCTTAACACCCTCAATTCCTCTAATTAGATCTGAATTAATTGATATATGCTAATTAATCCCTAATCTTTGTTCACATGTGACAAGATTCCCTTTTCAAAATAAGTCAAATTTCAAATTCCTCCGCCTCcttgaaaatgtgcaacaagacaAATCTTGAATCTTCTAAAaagcaaatcttgagtttttgaaaTCAAATATTAACTCCCAAATTGCCTTTTTCAATTACTATTTCCTATGTCCAATCCCCATCATGAAACCTCTTAGCCACCTTTTCCAATTAATCTTCTTTTGAAATTTGTCCAATCCTTGTTTACTTGACAACTTACATCAATTTTGAACCCTCCATTCTACCACCTAGCTCTTACACCTCATGAGACACTTATCACATGATTACAACCTCAATCCAAAATGCCATCCTCAATCAATACTATCCATCCATTAACCAATGCATCTTGGCCCTTTATTTTCCTCTTGAAAAGTCTATAAATTAGAGACCTCTtatcccattcaatcatctacttccATCATAACCTTATGATATCCAAATTTAAATTGAATCTACTTTTGTCATACTAATATTCTATCCATTTGATCTCTCATTATCCCAATCTTACTaccttcttgttggtttcataagcAACCACATTCCATATatcaaaggagaaaatcaagaaaGTATTGGGTGCAACTCTTCTTCTAGTTTAATCCAAAGAGAAAGAAGATAAACAAGGTAAGAGATTCTAGTTGCATTCATTTGAACCCTTTATTTAcccttttcatttttcttttcttcaatTGTAATAACATttaattttctctttgtttttatcttatcttttataattttataatataataagtATAATAGATTCTCATGTTGAGAATCAACTTTTGTATCTTGTGCATTTGTTCTTTTTTCTTCTACTAAAATAGTTGAAATTATATCTCCTGGAATTTAGGAAGTTATTTGACTAAGAAGGGAAACAACTACCAAATCCTTGACTTCTCTTAATTTTCCAATAAGAGACATCAAATTGCTTATGTGATTAACATACCATGATTCTATCTTTTATTTCCAAACATTTGTTCAAATTATcccaattttttgttgatgatgtttAGATCTACATGATATAATTTAGAGTCAGAAAGAGCAATAATAACTTTGGCTTTATCATCTTTATTATGCAATACAATAACTTATTTTCTTGTGcaagtggcatttcattttcattcaCTATTCCCCATAAGTTTTGTTTATTAGTCACATTAAAAACCAAAATATTTATCTAAAGGAATCACCATCTTaagtaaatacaatgaaataaataatatgaGCATATTAAACTTATAACTCCATAATCTTATATATCTATAATTTATACACCGTACTctttaagtaaatataaataatttcAAGTTGTACATACAAAAGGAATTTCACACATACAACAACTATGACTATTtgatatgaaataaataatattgtaGGTAGCATACCTATTCTAGATCTAGGTTCCTACTAGCCAAATGATCTATCTTATAGTTTAACAAAAAATCCAACTACATAGAGACCTTGAATCTAGTACAACAACCTAGGAAAGGAGGGAGGATCATAGCAAGTCATTCAATGTAGAATAGAAATATTGTATTCCTTTTTGAATGAAGACACTCTTACAAAGTGGCTATTTTATCAAAGACAATGCCCTTGTTGTGAGAAGAATCAAATAAGGGTTTTCAAAAGGTTTCTTATATTCATTATTGGGTTTCTTCTTGTAAGTCTTATTTGTGGATGCTCTTTCATGGCTATTTTATTCTTTCATGAATGTTGTCTTATCACTAATGTAAGTGCTTGCCCTTCACCAAATATTTTCTAAGCTTTATTGTAAAAATCAAAGAGCATCTGCATTTGTATAGTATAGAaaacataaataatgataatattATTGAGTTACTTTTGAATGTACTTGTAGACTTTTGTCTATTGTTTCCCTTTCGATTGGTGGTTTTTAATTTTTCCATGGTCGTAGTTCTATTTTAGCTTCCTCGCATCTTTCACATGGCAATTCGGCTCACGTTGTTCGGGTTTTTTTTCccattgctaaggtgttgagagaTGCTGACATGTGGCAAGTTACTTTGTCGCTCTCAGCTGGTGGGCCCACGTCTCTAAAAGGTATTCGCATTTGTGTCACGTGGCAAATCCTCTCGAGTCGtcttttgcagttttgttttgccTCCAGGACACTCCCTCCTGCTGCCACGTTGCATTTGAAGCAACCATCGGGCGACCTTGGTATACTTTTTGAAGTAATGGGTTGTTTTTCGCCAACAATATGTGGTTGAATAGCGGTTATAGGCTCTCCCATTTTGATCCATCGTTAAGGGATTTGGTGGTAGTCGTGCTAGAGGTCGAAGCTATCTTAATCCAACTTATGATTGGGTTTTGTGCGATTACTAATGGCACTACCAGCGGTGTTTTTGTTTCTGGTTTCTCTCTCAGTTTTCTGCGTCAGGCCATTGTTTCATTCTTATCTAAGGgatgttttttgtttttgtaaGGTTTCAAAATTTTGGGAAGAAGAATATAGACAATTGCTAGTATAATTACGCCTTTAATTTGTAGTTGTGCTTTTGAGACTttgataatcaaattgtgccttaGGCCTTTATGATCATCATATTTTAGTGTGCAAGAACATCTTTGTATGCATTTTTTTATAATTCTATATAACTTAGGGATATGTGTTATTAGACTTtgtggattaaactatgttttgtgaacttgttatctagtggatgaatgtcacctattgctttatgttgaatgagttgttcttcatatttcaatttcaatttttcgggcatatattgttggtattttggatgtgttgcattggttttgtcattgatgtcaacacttgttaaacacttgtcaacactaacacttgtcaacacttatcagcacttggagatctttggttatgttcaccggcaagtcagtgacttatgcacagtcaccggtatttggttcaccgacaggttatattgttcaccggcacttggaatgacttggagactacttggttatgtcaaagacactatctgatcacttggttttggtgatttgttcattggtctattcgggtttgcatagttgttgttaccggcaaataggtccaggttatgcaccgacaaacatatatattccagatcagcacgacacgttatcgaggtgatttgttattattgtaaatgcattgatccgacatgatgcatcggatattgatttatttgtaattgattttattgtaatatatttagtgagtcaacctactcaattggtcttaggttatggtataaatgtaagatctcatttgtgagattgatatgggaatgtaagtaagtgtgaataaggtatatgcgaaaataagcagagctatatacgcaaacatcattcaagattgaaggaaggtttgaagaaggcatatcagaactaaactggtactgaatctagcatatgaagatgttattttgagcagtacattatcattggatttaaccatccaattgtagtcggtgtctcccattttttgattgagcagtgagctctaggcagctggcatttctgcatgtgcaaactccatattgtacacacatactatctgcaatagtatcatctgattgtgggtaaggcttcccaccgtggtttttccccttacagggtttccacgtacaaatgtctgtgttatgtgttgtggatgttattgtctttctgtttcatgcattaatctttctcggtactgcaattaactgataaaactgtctatcagcataaagtttggtttaccggtattaagcattaagttttggttaagttaattttggtttgaatttattggacaactgattcacccccccaccacccccctctcaattttctttgagacctaacaattggtatcagagcttagtcctctttttgcaaaagtttaacagcttgaggagatccaatgtcttctaactatttcaggaaggacagtcctaaacttgatggaactaactatggcatatggaagatcaggatggaaacacatttgaattgcattggaaaggacatatgggatgttacaaagaatggttatactgctcctactcaaggtcaacctaatccaccaaccttggctaaagatgaggaaaatgattgcaaagcaagagaagcacttttgagcgcattatcatatcaacaaatcatgggattatcagatagatccactgctaaagctatctgggacaaattggaaacattgaatgaaggagattccacagtcaaaattgcaagacttgaatgcttccgggtcaggtatgaaaatctaaaaatggaagaagatgaaaggatttctacttttatggaaagagtaaatgaaattattttgggtatacaatgttgtggaggaaccttaagtgaagatgaaattttttctaaagttttaagagcattgccaccagcacataaaatgaaagttactgctataaatgaattgagaacaatgtctaatacattagtatctagagacactttggatggaaaactttcagcttttgaatttgaggaatttggtcatgttgctactattaagacagatctagctttcaaggcatcatcatctgcatcatcgtcatctgagaaatctgattagaaagccttttatgcaagagaacttgaagaaatcagaaaggagaatgaagagctggaagaacttgaaacactatttgcaaggaaaatgcctaaaggtccagttggaagtaagtatgaaggtaaagcaccatttaaatgttttaactgcaataaagttggtcacatggcttctaggtggcctgatagacatgcaagattaagagaaaaagctaaaagaacatataagcctaaccctgattatcagagatacaaattcaagaagaatagagacaaatcatgttattatgttgaatcagaatatgttgcagcaataactaattgcacacaggtattatggatcaagcaaatgttgaaggacataaaggtaaaatgcaaggaacctataactatttactgtgataatatggcagcaattgacatatctaagaacccggtatttcactcttaaacaaaaacatgtttctatcaaattcaattttctaaaagaaaatgttgaagcaaaagaagtgaaattggtttatgtgaatactaaagagcaaattgcagatatttttactaagcctttgcctaaggagacttttgaatatctcagagatcagcttggagttctacctccaccgatagagacttacacagttgatgtatgtcatcaatcgacagaattaacagagaaatcttttattccggctttgatgaggagagatacttctcaaggggagtagttggtattttgtaatgagttggtattttgtaataagttctatgaactgtttgaatttggttttgtattgctttggcatttgatgtcaaagggggagagatatctatggaaaaacacattatcttttggggagaggtTATTTctaaggggagagatattatgaattttgatttctggttaatgatctctttgggagattgttgatttttggtttttagcatttctgttttggcactttgatggtttttccatcttgtgttgccatcaatgccataaggggagattgttggtatcttggatgtgttgcattggttttgtcattgatgtcaacacttgttaaacacttgtcaacactaacacttgtcaacacttatcaacacttggagttctttggttatgttcaccggcaagtcagtgacttatgcacagtcactggtatttggttcatcgacacttggaatgacttggagactacttggttatgtcaaagacactatttgatcacttggttttggtgatttgttcattggtctattcaggtttgcatatttgttgttaccagcaaataggtccaggttatgcaccgacaagcatatctattccagatcagcacgacacgttatggagatgatttgttattattgtaaatgcattgagccaacatgatgcatcggatattgatttatttgtaattgattttattgtaatatctttagtgagccgacctactcaattggtcttcggttatggtataaatttaagatctcatttgtgagattgatatgggaatgtaagtaattgagaataaggtatatgcaaaaataagcagagctatacatgcagacatcattaaAGATTGAAGGAATCTTTGAAGAAGGCATAtaagaactaaaccggtactgaatctaacatatgaagatggtattttgagcagtacattatcattggatttaaccatccaattgtagtcagtgtgactcccattttgtgattgagcagtgagctctaggcagctggcctttctgcatgtgcagactccatattgtacacacatactatctgcagtagtatcatctaattgtgggtaaggcttcccaccatggtttttccctttatagggtttccatgtacaaatatttgtgttatgtgttgtggatgttattgtattttcatttcatgcattaatatttattgGTGCTGCAATTAAcagataaaactgtctaccgacataaagtttggtttatcggtattaagcattaagttttggttaagttaattttggtttgaatttattggacaactgattcacccccctctcagttgtctccgggacctaacatatatATTCTTGAATTGGCCTTAGAACTGCACTTTGTGAAGTTTCTTTGTGCTTGTAGTACACTAAAATCACTTTCAGCGCATCACTATAGAATATTTTTGCTTTAAGTTTTCCTTCTTTCCCTTTCCTCCCCTATATATATGAAGAGACAGCTTCTAAAACCTTGGAGGTCACTCAGTCAACACGCGTAGGTCCCTCATCATTTAGTTTCCCATAAGATTGTTTTCATAGAAGCAATTTTATcgatcaacagttctttttctggcacgcccgatgggaccatTTTGTTTATGTTTAAAGAGGGTGTATGAGCCATAGGTGAGTCATGAGGAGTCAATCTGCAGCAAATCCGAGCTTCTTATTGCCACCCCTAGTTGTGGTCCAAGCAGTATCGGGAGTTGGTGCGCAAATCCTTGTCCAAGTAGCTCACGTTCAAATGACAATCCAACCTCCAAGAAATTTTATCACTTGAGACAACGAAAGTCCTCTTATCATGCCAACCCCTCCTTCTCAATGGGATGCTACTCATACTTGTGCATTAAAAGCATTACCAAAATTCACTGGGGATGGTTTTAAGACTCCTGAGGAGCATTTGCAAGACATGGCCAACGTATGTACTGTACAAAACATCACGAAACAAAATGTAGCTTTACAATTGCTTGCAACTTCTTTCAAAGGAAAAGCACAAGATTGGTAAAGATCTCTCGTGCCAAACTCTATAGGAAGCTGGGACTAGTTAGGAGATCATTTTTTTTAACGAATTACCGAAAAAGGGGATAAATATTCTCTTATGCAGCAAATGATAATAATAAGAAGGGCTCCACAAGAGGCTATAACTGACTTCAACACCAGATTTCAGAAGACATGGCCGACCCCCAACAAATATGGATTTTGTATTCTACCTAAAATATTTCAATTCTGACATATCTATTATGATCCAATCCCTCAGAGGTAGCACTCTTCTGGATGCCTATGAGCTAGTTGTTCGGGTGGAAAATAAACTAATTGATGTAGGGAAGCTTCCTCCAAGGCCACCCATGCTGGTTTTCCTAGAACTAACAAGCCAAACACTTGagacaccatcttcaagcatctcCACCCCTCAATCCATGTATAATTACTCGAATGCTCAACAAGCGAGTACTTTCACTTCTTCTGCCCTGGCCGCAGAGGTAAATGA is part of the Cryptomeria japonica chromosome 10, Sugi_1.0, whole genome shotgun sequence genome and harbors:
- the LOC131038543 gene encoding protein NUCLEAR FUSION DEFECTIVE 4; translated protein: MMGAEVVKQIWRNRWLLLVASIWVQSCAGLSYVFGSLSPIIKTSFHYNQKQINRLGVAKDFGGSVGLLAGSLTEVLPPWGLLLIGVLQNLVGYGWLWLVVSHRAPTLPFWMICGLLCIGANSETYFNTAALVSCVKSFPKSRGPIVGILKGFAGLSGAIFTLIYVALCAPHQTAFIVLVAVGPPMVIIGMMFVVRPIPIGEQKKESDSSYFNSIYGLCMLLAAYLMAVMLMQDLFDVKRTLNMMFFIGLLILLLLPLALPLISTFSADTPSTSPATRKPLLQDDPPMTTIGQQYIHDSFLLSEIEDEKTEDVDLLSEFERRKRLSWLQSRLLHAAAEGAVRIKGRKRPRRGEDFTLMQALIKADFWLLFFALLFGAGSGLTVIDNLGQLSQSLGYDNSHIFVSMISIWNFLGRVGGGSLSEIVARDYAYPRPVTMAAAQVLMAIGHFLFAMGWPGSPYTGTLLVGLGYGALWSITPATLSELFGLKKFGVLYNFVTMANPIGSLIFSGLIAGSIYDWEAEKQHQPSHHMKAGTMTNGSFRDDHPLNCVGVVCFALTFKIMVGVCIFGAILSMILVYRTGRVYRTLYAQQSSSRKDIKTVDAGNDQKALCSV